Proteins encoded together in one Lathyrus oleraceus cultivar Zhongwan6 chromosome 5, CAAS_Psat_ZW6_1.0, whole genome shotgun sequence window:
- the LOC127087409 gene encoding GDSL esterase/lipase APG, with translation MPSKLSYRNMNMNSGKSVFVMFAFVLFAWGNNAQDDTLVPAIITFGDSAVDVGNNDYLYTLFKANYLPYGRDFASHKPTGRFCNGKLATDITAETLGFKSYAPAYLSPQAKGKNLLIGANFASAASGYDEKAAILNHAIPFSQQLKYYKEYQSKLAKIAGRKKAASIIKGALYLLSGGSSDFVQNYYVNPIINKVVTPEQYSAYLVGSFSSFVKDLYKLGARKIGVTSLPPLGCLPATRTLFGFQEKGCVTRINNDAQGFNKKMNSAAAKLQKQLPGLKIVVFNIFKPLYELVQSPSKFGFAEARRGCCGVGTVETTSLLCNQRSLGTCSNATQYVFWDSVHPSEAANQVLADALIEQGISLIG, from the exons ATGCCTTCAAAACTTAGCTACAGAAACATGAATATGAATAGTGGAAAATCAGTTTTTGTTATGTTTGCATTTGTGCTATTTGCATGGGGGAATAATGCACAAGATGATACACTTGTCCCAGCAATCATAACATTTGGTGACTCTGCTGTGGATGTTGGGAACAATGACTATCTTTATACTCTTTTCAAAGCTAACTATCTTCCTTATGGAAGAGACTTTGCGAGCCATAAACCTACTGGGAGGTTTTGCAATGGAAAATTAGCTACTGATATTACCG CTGAAACACTAGGTTTTAAGAGCTACGCGCCTGCGTATCTTAGCCCTCAAGCAAAAGGGAAGAACCTTTTGATCGGAGCAAATTTTGCTTCCGCCGCATCTGGTTACGATGAAAAGGCTGCTATTTTGAAT CATGCGATTCCGTTTTCGCAACAGTTAAAATACTACAAGGAATACCAAAGCAAGCTTGCAAAGATAGCTGGTAGAAAAAAAGCAGCATCAATTATTAAAGGTGCATTATACCTATTGAGTGGTGGAAGTAGTGACTTTGTCCAAAACTATTATGTGAATCCTATAATCAACAAAGTTGTTACTCCTGAACAATATTCTGCATACCTTGTGGGTTCATTCTCAAGCTTTGTTAAG GATTTGTATAAATTGGGAGCTAGAAAAATTGGAGTGACTTCACTTCCACCACTAGGTTGCTTACCTGCTACAAGAACTTTATTTGGGTTCCAAGAGAAAGGTTGTGTCACAAGAATCAACAATGATGCACAAGGATTTAACAAGAAAATGAACTCGGCCGCGGCGAAACTCCAAAAGCAACTTCCTGGTCTTAAGATTGTTGTCTTTAACATTTTCAAACCTCTCTATGAACTTGTTCAATCCCCTTCAAAATTCG GTTTCGCGGAGGCAAGGAGAGGTTGCTGCGGTGTTGGGACTGTAGAGACGACATCCTTATTGTGCAATCAACGTTCATTAGGAACTTGCTCTAATGCAACTCAGTATGTGTTTTGGGACAGTGTTCATCCTTCAGAAGCTGCTAATCAAGTTCTGGCTGATGCATTGATTGAACAAGGCATAAGCCTTATCGGTTAA
- the LOC127087408 gene encoding protein CHUP1, chloroplastic encodes MNKVILMMVIKRKKRVKPILVNIGLAFGFSFAGFLCSRLRINQGHECEDDLGPDIIDATCTTSSTLEEEEETQTNGSWSGNSPIDLLSNTIQNGDRVEFLLPEFDEIVKEVEFEVEALPRFKVGSSRAYAGLDKGDYEQEIQQLKNMVRLLQDKEQSLEVQLIEFCGLREQETDVIELENRLKISNMEVEMFNLKAENLQSENRRLREQVADYANMLAELDAAKEKIERLNEEIRREAEQAKEQIVSHQQRVAKSQKLEAFESEVEELRESNSRLQIENCDLTRRVDSTQILAYDASQESERLRKENDDLMKQIEKLQSDRRSGIEELVYMRWINACIRRELQNHQAPHTKTIAKDLSKSLSLSSEKKAKQSTMDFDLNQWSSSQSSSITGSGEYDHFSSANNSPASRTNAARQNKFFSKIRRLILGKDRHHCHSQVSSRYQEDSVSQQPSTSRRYSSFDGECSFSDFLGLEKPDFEIYTEALKDSSANDKHQRRGRSASFS; translated from the exons ATGAACAAAGTAATTTTGATGATGGTGATCAAGAGGAAGAAACGTGTGAAGCCTATTTTGGTGAACATTGGTTTGGCCTTTGGATTTTCTTTTGCTGGATTTCTATGCTCTCGCCTTAGAATCAATCAAG GTCATGAATGTGAAGATGATTTAGGACCAGATATTATTGATGCAACATGCACTACTTCCAGCACTCTTGAGGAGGAG GAAGAAACACAAACCAACGGGTCGTGGAGTGGAAATTCTCCTATTGATCTTCTTAGTAACACTATACAAAATGGTGATAGAGTTGAGTTCCTTCTACCTGAATTTGATGAGATCGTTAAGGAGGTAGAGTTCGAAGTAGAGGCGCTGCCGAGGTTTAAAGTAGGATCTTCTAGAGCATATGCAGGTCTTGATAAGGGTGACTATGAACAAGAGATACAGCAACTCAAGAACATGGTTAGATTGCTTCAAGACAAGGAACAAAGTCTTGAGGTTCAGCTGATTGAGTTCTGTGGTCTTAGAGAGCAAGAAACAGATGTGATTGAACTCGAGAATAGATTGAAGATAAGTAATATGGAGGTAGAGATGTTCAATCTGAAAGCTGAAAACTTACAGTCCGAGAATCGGAGATTAAGGGAACAGGTTGCTGATTATGCAAACATGCTGGCTGAGCTTGACGCAGCAAAAGAAAAAATCGAACGGCTCAATGAGGAAATTAGGCGCGAAGCTGAACAGGCGAAAGAGCAGATCGTTAGCCATCAGCAAAGAGTAGCCAAGTCGCAAAAGTTAGAGGCGTTTGAGTCTGAAGTAGAAGAGTTGAGGGAATCTAATTCAAGATTGCAGATAGAAAATTGTGACTTAACTAGAAGAGTCGATTCCACGCAGATCCTTGCTTATGATGCGAGTCAAGAAAGTGAGCGTCTTAGGAAAGAAAATGACGATTTGATGAAGCAAATTGAGAAACTACAATCTGATCGACGTTCAGGTATTGAAGAATTAGTGTACATGCGATGGATAAATGCTTGTATACGACGTGAGCTGCAGAATCATCAGGCTCCACACACTAAAACAATTGCAAAGGACCTAAGTAAAAGCTTAAGCCTTTCTTCTGAGAAGAAAGCCAAGCAAAGTACTATGGATTTTGATTTAAATCAATGGTCCTCCTCGCAATCTTCTTCCATTACCGGCTCCGGAGAGTATGATCATTTTTCTTCTGCTAATAATTCACCGGCTTCTAGAACTAATGCCGCAAGGCAGAATAAGTTTTTTAGCAAGATTAGAAGGTTGATATTAGGAAAGGATAGACATCATTGTCATAGCCAGGTTTCATCTAGATATCAAGAAGATAGCGTTTCTCAACAGCCGAGTACATCAAGGAGATATTCAAGTTTTGACGGAGAATGTTCGTTCTCCGACTTCTTAGGCTTAGAGAAACCTGATTTTGAGATATACACAGAAGCTCTAAAAGATTCTAGTGCGAATGATAAACATCAAAGACGAGGAAGATCAGCATCATTTAGTTAG